From the genome of Geothrix sp. 21YS21S-4, one region includes:
- a CDS encoding outer membrane lipoprotein carrier protein LolA has translation MRRFTFPFLALLLALPASAAQAAPPALREAVERFDAAQAQIQTLQAPFTLTLRRALLKTPSVTKGTLYLQGSDFAHFAFHAPEDLILHLTPKALISYSPEAKEGELLKIGLIRNADRKFLGLGQKLSYLSEYFQVRLEEARDLPGAWYLAMTPRTLAMRKRMQALNLWVDKETWLPRQAQWIERSGDSWLLELGALRTNQPLPAAVTGFKLPEGIPVRSEFSFFATRKK, from the coding sequence ATGCGCCGATTCACGTTCCCCTTCCTCGCGCTCCTCCTGGCGCTTCCCGCCTCTGCCGCCCAGGCCGCTCCCCCGGCGCTGCGGGAGGCCGTGGAGCGCTTCGACGCGGCTCAGGCCCAGATCCAGACGCTCCAGGCCCCCTTCACCCTCACCCTGCGGCGGGCGCTCCTGAAGACGCCCTCGGTCACGAAAGGCACCCTCTACCTCCAGGGTTCGGACTTCGCCCACTTCGCCTTCCATGCGCCGGAAGACCTGATCCTGCACCTCACGCCCAAGGCCTTGATCTCCTACAGCCCCGAGGCCAAGGAGGGCGAGCTGCTGAAGATCGGCCTCATCCGGAACGCGGATCGCAAGTTCCTGGGGCTCGGCCAGAAACTGAGCTACCTGTCGGAGTATTTCCAGGTCCGGTTGGAGGAGGCCCGCGACCTCCCCGGCGCGTGGTACCTGGCCATGACGCCGCGGACCCTCGCCATGCGGAAGCGCATGCAGGCCCTCAACCTGTGGGTGGACAAGGAGACCTGGCTCCCCCGGCAGGCCCAGTGGATCGAGCGCAGCGGCGACTCGTGGCTCCTCGAGCTGGGCGCCCTCCGCACCAACCAGCCCCTTCCCGCGGCCGTCACGGGCTTCAAGCTGCCCGAGGGGATCCCCGTGCGCAGCGAGTTCAGCTTCTTCGCCACGCGCAAGAAGTAG
- a CDS encoding FHA domain-containing protein — protein MIVVCPACQARFQYDEGRFGAAPTKRFKCPKCSHLFEVPNPALAASPLELTQPHFVPSVLPPAQLPPEPEPPPAAALTTLRRDREAMLAAAGLQAPDLPPGLRFSLAFLSGPQASTVQVLDRPQVVIGREEGDVITRDPETSRRHAVLDIRGDGSVWITDQGSTNGTRVNGQRISGSVRLASQQEFTCGNSTFMLLVRNTDDFPLN, from the coding sequence ATGATCGTGGTTTGCCCGGCCTGTCAGGCCCGCTTCCAGTACGACGAGGGTCGCTTCGGAGCGGCCCCGACGAAGCGCTTCAAGTGCCCGAAGTGCAGCCACCTCTTCGAGGTGCCGAACCCGGCCCTGGCGGCGTCGCCCCTGGAGCTAACCCAGCCCCATTTCGTCCCTTCGGTCCTGCCGCCGGCCCAGCTTCCGCCGGAACCCGAGCCCCCGCCCGCGGCGGCCCTCACCACCCTGCGGCGGGATCGCGAAGCCATGCTGGCGGCGGCCGGCCTGCAGGCCCCGGACCTTCCCCCCGGGCTGCGGTTCAGCCTCGCCTTCCTCAGCGGCCCGCAGGCTTCCACGGTGCAGGTGCTGGATCGTCCCCAGGTCGTGATCGGCCGCGAGGAGGGCGACGTCATCACCCGCGATCCGGAGACCTCCCGCCGGCACGCGGTCCTCGACATCCGCGGCGACGGCAGCGTGTGGATCACCGACCAGGGATCCACCAACGGCACGCGGGTGAACGGACAGCGCATCTCCGGGTCGGTACGGCTCGCGAGCCAGCAGGAGTTCACCTGCGGAAACAGCACCTTCATGCTCCTGGTGCGCAACACGGACGACTTCCCCCTGAACTGA
- a CDS encoding alanine racemase, which produces MNPLFAFDDDPCRALAAHHGTPCFAYSGAVAEAGFRALRAALPARVRLAYAVKANPHPELLARFASLGASFDCASIGELERVEALGLPPGRTFFAGPGKREAELRKALEMGVRVQAEGWEDLARIDRLADREIAVNLRVHPAFDLDEGNRIIGGSGPSAFGVDEEDVPRLLERAAALRHVRIRGLHVFAASNQRDAAKLRAIHGGVLDLARRLHETHGLAFEQIDLGGGLGVPYAPEETPLDLAAFGQGLSDLLARHSWFSGELILEPGRFLAGPCGIYLARVVRVKESRGTRFAILEGGINHLIRPLLTGQPFPVKAVGKGEGDVPYTLAGPLCTSLDRLGEVRLPELAAGDLLVFGTTGAYGLNEGMTHFLSHPVPPEVWVA; this is translated from the coding sequence ATGAACCCCCTCTTCGCATTCGACGACGACCCGTGCCGCGCCCTCGCCGCGCACCACGGCACGCCCTGCTTCGCCTACTCGGGCGCCGTGGCGGAGGCGGGATTCCGGGCGCTGCGGGCGGCGCTGCCGGCGCGAGTGAGGCTCGCCTACGCGGTGAAAGCCAATCCCCATCCGGAGCTGCTGGCCCGCTTCGCATCGCTGGGGGCCAGCTTCGACTGCGCGTCCATCGGGGAGCTGGAGCGGGTGGAGGCCCTGGGCCTGCCGCCGGGCCGCACGTTCTTCGCGGGACCGGGCAAGCGGGAGGCGGAGCTGCGGAAGGCCCTGGAGATGGGCGTCCGGGTCCAGGCGGAGGGTTGGGAGGACCTGGCGCGGATCGATCGTCTGGCCGACCGGGAGATCGCCGTGAACCTGCGGGTCCATCCCGCCTTCGATCTGGACGAGGGCAACCGGATCATCGGGGGGAGCGGGCCGTCTGCCTTCGGGGTGGACGAGGAGGACGTGCCGCGGCTGCTGGAGCGGGCCGCGGCGCTGCGCCACGTCCGCATCCGAGGCCTCCACGTCTTCGCCGCCAGCAATCAGCGGGACGCCGCGAAACTGCGGGCCATCCACGGCGGCGTGCTGGATCTGGCCCGGCGGCTGCATGAAACCCATGGTCTCGCCTTCGAGCAGATCGACCTGGGAGGCGGACTGGGCGTGCCCTACGCTCCGGAGGAAACGCCCCTGGACCTGGCGGCATTTGGACAGGGACTGTCCGATTTGTTGGCGCGGCATTCCTGGTTCTCGGGCGAGTTGATCCTGGAGCCGGGGCGCTTCCTGGCCGGCCCCTGCGGGATCTACTTGGCCCGGGTCGTCCGCGTGAAGGAGAGCCGCGGGACGCGCTTCGCCATCCTGGAAGGGGGCATCAACCACCTCATCCGCCCCCTGCTGACCGGCCAGCCCTTCCCGGTGAAGGCCGTGGGCAAGGGGGAGGGCGACGTTCCCTACACCTTGGCCGGCCCGCTGTGCACCAGCCTGGATCGCCTGGGCGAGGTTCGCCTGCCGGAACTGGCCGCGGGGGATCTGCTGGTTTTCGGCACCACCGGCGCCTACGGCCTGAACGAGGGCATGACCCACTTCCTGAGCCACCCGGTTCCTCCCGAGGTGTGGGTGGCGTGA
- a CDS encoding pyridoxal phosphate-dependent aminotransferase, with product MKPASRLSLLKPSPIRAITDGTPQGAIPLGLGEPTWDLPEVARKALLRAPGPCAYVPHAGLLELRKAVAAFHGSHVDEVLITTGSQGALFALFQAWVEAGTKVLVPDPGFVAYPALARMAGAEPVPYRLSADRFRLDADELVRVLDATPDVSAVILNLPSNPTGGGGSAEALKRVADACTARGVLLISDEVYRDLHFGSRCPSLRDVTDRGVVTSSVSKGWGAPGLRVGWAVGDPEWLTPARVVHGYAVTGTATPAQWAALALIEHSDAILAEARAAVGERWEALAAALREELGQTVAPPDGTFYHFMALPDAAHADPLAFCLKLRDEAKVVLIPGLAFGEGGRRHARLSFAATPEQLREGVRRLAPYWKR from the coding sequence ATGAAGCCCGCCTCCCGCCTGTCCCTGCTCAAGCCCTCGCCCATCCGCGCCATCACGGACGGCACGCCCCAGGGCGCCATTCCCCTAGGCCTGGGGGAGCCCACCTGGGACCTGCCGGAGGTGGCACGGAAGGCGCTGCTGCGGGCGCCCGGCCCCTGCGCCTATGTGCCCCACGCGGGCCTGCTGGAGTTGCGGAAGGCCGTGGCCGCCTTCCATGGCTCGCACGTGGACGAGGTGCTCATCACCACCGGCTCCCAGGGCGCGCTGTTCGCCCTGTTCCAGGCCTGGGTGGAGGCGGGGACGAAGGTGCTGGTGCCCGATCCCGGGTTCGTGGCCTACCCGGCCCTCGCCCGGATGGCGGGCGCGGAGCCGGTGCCGTACCGCCTGTCCGCCGACCGCTTCCGGCTGGATGCGGACGAGCTGGTGCGCGTGCTGGACGCCACGCCGGACGTGTCGGCGGTGATCCTCAACCTGCCCTCCAATCCCACCGGCGGCGGCGGAAGCGCCGAGGCCCTGAAGCGCGTGGCCGATGCCTGCACAGCCCGGGGCGTCCTGCTGATCTCCGACGAGGTCTACCGCGATCTCCACTTCGGATCGCGCTGTCCCAGCCTCCGGGACGTCACCGACCGCGGCGTGGTGACCAGCTCCGTGAGCAAGGGCTGGGGCGCGCCGGGCCTGCGCGTGGGCTGGGCCGTGGGCGATCCCGAGTGGCTGACGCCCGCCCGGGTGGTCCACGGCTACGCCGTGACGGGCACGGCCACGCCCGCCCAGTGGGCCGCCCTGGCGCTGATCGAGCACTCGGACGCCATCCTCGCCGAGGCCCGCGCCGCCGTGGGCGAGCGCTGGGAAGCCCTGGCCGCGGCCCTGCGCGAGGAACTCGGCCAGACCGTGGCGCCCCCCGACGGCACCTTCTACCACTTCATGGCGCTCCCCGACGCCGCCCACGCCGATCCCCTGGCCTTCTGCCTGAAGCTGCGCGACGAAGCCAAGGTGGTGCTGATCCCCGGCCTCGCCTTCGGTGAAGGCGGTCGCCGCCACGCCCGCCTCAGCTTCGCCGCCACGCCGGAGCAGCTGCGCGAAGGCGTGCGGCGCTTGGCGCCGTACTGGAAGCGTTGA